A stretch of Nitrospira sp. DNA encodes these proteins:
- the mtnA gene encoding S-methyl-5-thioribose-1-phosphate isomerase, producing the protein MVPTVEWKNGVVRLLDQSRLPEQIEFLDCRDYRAVADAIRELKVRGAPAIGVTAALGVALGAQAVSAADFSHFSQAVEAVCDHLGATRPTAVNLFWALDRMKKKLASLAAQPIAFAKAALITEAQAILDEDIALCKAMGKHGAGLIKDGQTILTHCNAGALATAGYGTALGVIRAAWEQGKKIQVIADETRPVLQGARLTAWELMQDKIPVTLITDNMAGSLMRQGKIQLCVVGADRIAANGDVANKIGTYSVAVLAKAHGIPFYVAAPYSTIDLKTKSGADIPIEQRNPLEVTTIHGSHPVAPAGVAVYNPAFDVTPAELITGIITERGVFKPGELARQFAF; encoded by the coding sequence ATGGTTCCCACTGTTGAATGGAAAAACGGCGTTGTTCGGCTGCTTGATCAAAGCCGCTTGCCGGAACAGATTGAGTTTCTCGATTGCCGGGACTATCGGGCGGTCGCCGACGCGATTCGTGAGTTAAAGGTCAGAGGCGCGCCTGCGATCGGAGTCACAGCGGCGCTCGGAGTGGCGCTCGGGGCACAGGCGGTTTCGGCGGCAGACTTCTCTCACTTTTCTCAAGCCGTTGAGGCTGTTTGCGACCATTTGGGTGCGACTAGGCCTACAGCGGTGAATCTGTTTTGGGCCCTCGATCGCATGAAGAAGAAGCTGGCGTCACTGGCTGCCCAGCCGATCGCCTTCGCCAAGGCCGCGCTGATCACCGAAGCGCAAGCCATTCTCGATGAGGACATTGCCCTGTGCAAAGCCATGGGGAAGCACGGTGCAGGCTTGATCAAAGACGGGCAAACCATCCTGACCCATTGCAATGCCGGGGCGTTGGCGACAGCGGGATATGGGACGGCACTTGGGGTGATCCGGGCTGCCTGGGAGCAGGGGAAGAAGATTCAGGTGATTGCCGATGAAACCAGACCGGTCCTGCAGGGGGCGCGGCTGACGGCGTGGGAATTGATGCAGGACAAGATTCCCGTGACCCTGATCACGGACAACATGGCCGGTTCGCTCATGCGCCAGGGGAAAATTCAGTTGTGCGTCGTCGGTGCCGACCGCATCGCTGCCAATGGGGATGTGGCCAATAAGATCGGCACGTACTCGGTGGCCGTCTTAGCCAAGGCGCATGGAATTCCCTTCTATGTCGCGGCTCCCTATTCGACGATTGATCTCAAGACGAAATCCGGAGCGGATATTCCCATCGAGCAGCGCAACCCCCTCGAAGTGACCACCATCCATGGCAGCCATCCTGTCGCGCCAGCCGGGGTCGCTGTCTACAATCCCGCCTTCGACGTGACCCCCGCCGAACTCATCACCGGCATCATCACTGAACGGGGCGTCTTTAAGCCGGGCGAGCTGGCTCGGCAGTTCGCATTCTAA
- the ndk gene encoding nucleoside-diphosphate kinase, whose product MSERTLAIIKPDAVKKNAIGDIINRYEQAGLKPVAMKLMQMSKPVAEGFYAVHKARPFFDSLCTFMSSGPAVVIVLQGENAIKKNRELMGATDPAKAEAGTIRKAHGANIEFNAVHGSDSPETAAFEVSYFFPGMEIFG is encoded by the coding sequence ATGAGCGAACGGACATTAGCGATTATCAAGCCAGATGCGGTGAAGAAGAATGCCATTGGGGATATCATCAACCGCTATGAGCAGGCGGGGTTGAAGCCGGTGGCGATGAAGTTGATGCAGATGTCGAAGCCGGTGGCGGAGGGATTCTATGCTGTCCACAAGGCGCGGCCGTTTTTTGATAGCCTCTGCACCTTTATGTCGTCCGGTCCTGCGGTCGTGATCGTGTTGCAGGGTGAGAACGCCATCAAGAAAAACCGGGAACTGATGGGTGCCACGGATCCTGCCAAGGCTGAAGCGGGCACGATTCGCAAGGCCCATGGGGCGAATATCGAGTTCAACGCGGTGCACGGATCGGATTCCCCTGAAACGGCGGCCTTCGAAGTGAGCTACTTTTTCCCCGGCATGGAAATCTTCGGTTAA
- a CDS encoding ribbon-helix-helix domain-containing protein, whose protein sequence is MANLVRIVIQLPEELKQQLDALRQQGYTASGFIRAMLERELPKHAPAQPPVLQVVPPKKRVARA, encoded by the coding sequence ATGGCCAATCTCGTTCGCATCGTCATCCAACTTCCGGAAGAGCTGAAACAGCAGCTGGATGCTCTCAGGCAACAGGGCTACACAGCCAGTGGATTTATCCGCGCAATGCTTGAGCGGGAACTGCCCAAACATGCTCCGGCCCAGCCTCCGGTGCTGCAGGTTGTCCCACCCAAGAAGCGAGTTGCGCGGGCGTAA
- a CDS encoding SemiSWEET transporter yields MEFDTWIGFLAGTLTTIAFWPQLQRTWVTKSANDVSLAMLLTFTTGVLLWFIYGLSLHSWPIIVTNAITFVLTLAILVLKLKFQK; encoded by the coding sequence ATGGAATTCGACACATGGATAGGATTTCTGGCGGGCACGTTGACGACGATTGCGTTCTGGCCGCAGCTTCAACGGACCTGGGTGACCAAGTCAGCCAATGATGTGTCCTTGGCGATGCTCCTGACCTTTACCACTGGTGTGTTGCTCTGGTTTATTTACGGGCTCTCTTTGCACTCCTGGCCGATCATTGTGACTAATGCCATCACATTCGTGCTGACTTTGGCAATTCTTGTTCTCAAGCTGAAATTCCAAAAATAG
- a CDS encoding cobalamin-binding protein, which translates to MKRRQQGILTGMPFMAHVSSRSFVDDMGRKIYLAKAPTRIVSLAPSVTETLFAIGAGSQVVGVTQFCDFPPEAAQKPKVGYANPNLESLVALQPDLIITPQQFLKLDLLGKLEQLKIPVFILADRSVEDIFSHIQTLGRMLDRSTEAVALGMDLRQEIARLKARTQGQPPVRVLYVLNSQPLITVGPGSFIDQLIGLVGGVNVAAKSATPYPRLSMEVVLQEDPEVLVFPIGKAEGISESEQQAWRQWTTLTAVKQGRLRQIPADLLNRPGPRIGKGLELLADILHPSPPASPATGERP; encoded by the coding sequence ATGAAACGCCGACAGCAGGGTATTCTCACGGGCATGCCGTTTATGGCCCATGTGTCGTCCCGGTCGTTTGTCGATGACATGGGCCGCAAGATCTATCTGGCCAAAGCGCCGACCAGGATTGTGTCGCTGGCCCCGAGTGTGACGGAAACGTTGTTTGCCATCGGTGCCGGTTCACAGGTGGTCGGGGTGACGCAGTTTTGCGATTTCCCTCCGGAGGCGGCGCAGAAGCCGAAGGTCGGATATGCCAACCCCAATTTGGAATCGCTGGTCGCGCTTCAGCCGGACCTGATCATTACTCCGCAACAATTTCTCAAGCTCGATCTCCTCGGAAAGCTGGAGCAACTCAAAATCCCGGTCTTTATCCTGGCCGACCGGAGCGTCGAGGATATCTTTTCGCATATTCAGACGCTGGGGCGCATGTTGGATCGCTCTACGGAGGCCGTTGCGCTAGGGATGGATCTGCGCCAGGAGATTGCGCGCCTAAAAGCTCGGACGCAGGGACAGCCGCCTGTGCGGGTGCTGTATGTCTTGAACAGCCAGCCGCTCATTACCGTCGGGCCTGGCAGTTTTATCGATCAGCTTATCGGTCTGGTGGGCGGCGTGAATGTGGCGGCCAAGAGCGCGACGCCCTATCCACGGCTCAGTATGGAAGTGGTATTGCAAGAGGACCCGGAAGTGTTGGTGTTTCCGATCGGCAAGGCCGAGGGGATTTCGGAGAGTGAACAGCAAGCCTGGCGGCAATGGACCACGCTCACGGCCGTGAAGCAGGGCCGGTTGCGGCAGATTCCCGCCGATCTGCTCAATCGGCCCGGCCCCCGGATTGGGAAGGGATTGGAGTTGTTGGCGGATATTCTGCATCCGTCGCCTCCGGCATCGCCAGCGACCGGAGAGAGGCCGTAA
- a CDS encoding ComEA family DNA-binding protein, with the protein MSLLRSILLKLGMFALTMGVVFWIGWQVPQTMQRPASPHPAPLAQAEGLDEPSPVGAAPNQDPVTAKSPQRISTDPRLVDLNRASVEEFEQLPGVGPVLARRVVAYRESRGRFHAVEELRGVKGIGQKKLERLRRLVTVASPAASDKGEKAPI; encoded by the coding sequence ATGAGTCTGCTGCGATCCATATTGCTCAAGCTCGGGATGTTTGCCCTGACGATGGGCGTCGTGTTCTGGATTGGCTGGCAAGTTCCGCAGACCATGCAGCGGCCCGCGTCTCCACATCCCGCGCCACTTGCGCAGGCTGAAGGGCTGGATGAACCATCGCCGGTCGGTGCGGCCCCTAACCAGGATCCTGTCACGGCCAAATCTCCACAGCGCATTTCCACAGACCCGCGGCTGGTCGATCTCAATCGCGCGAGTGTCGAGGAGTTTGAGCAGCTTCCCGGCGTGGGGCCTGTCTTGGCCAGACGAGTGGTGGCCTATCGCGAGTCCAGAGGGAGATTTCATGCGGTTGAAGAGTTGCGGGGAGTCAAGGGTATCGGGCAGAAGAAGCTGGAGCGTTTGAGGCGGTTGGTTACAGTCGCATCGCCGGCCGCATCGGACAAGGGAGAGAAGGCCCCCATATGA
- the tyrS gene encoding tyrosine--tRNA ligase: MSELSRQLDLILRGTVEVIQQTELEAKLTRSLKENRPLRVKAGFDPTAPDLHLGHTVLIHKLKHFQDLGHQVLFLIGDFTGMIGDPTGVSETRRALTKEQVQDNAKTYQRQIFKILDPQKTTIEFNSRWMGSMTAEGLIQLAAHYRVARMMERDDFHKRFHDQKPISVHEFLYPLVQGYDSVALKSDVELGGTDQKFNLLVGRELQRDFGQESQVVITMPLLEGTDGVKKMSKSVGNYIALEDKPEEMFGKVMSISDALMARYYELLTTEDLERVKALHPMEAKQALAQLLVSRYHGEDAGRQARAAFQHKFSEREFPDEPDVRLVLAAHDLKDGQSIGLVELVAKTGLVPSKSEARRLIVQGGVEFDQQKQSDAAAVITLAAGRQYRMKVGRRKFALVERAP, from the coding sequence ATGAGCGAACTGAGTCGGCAGCTCGATTTGATTTTGCGCGGAACGGTGGAAGTGATTCAACAGACGGAGTTGGAAGCGAAGCTCACCCGGTCGCTGAAAGAGAATCGGCCGCTGCGCGTGAAGGCGGGATTCGACCCGACTGCGCCGGATTTGCATCTCGGCCATACGGTTCTGATCCACAAGCTCAAGCATTTTCAAGATCTGGGACATCAGGTCCTGTTTCTGATCGGCGACTTTACGGGGATGATCGGCGATCCCACCGGCGTGTCGGAGACCAGACGAGCACTCACCAAAGAACAGGTGCAGGACAACGCCAAGACGTATCAGCGGCAGATTTTCAAGATTCTGGATCCGCAGAAAACGACCATCGAGTTCAATAGCCGGTGGATGGGATCGATGACGGCGGAAGGGTTGATTCAGCTGGCCGCGCATTATCGCGTGGCCCGGATGATGGAGCGGGACGATTTTCATAAGCGGTTCCATGATCAGAAGCCCATCAGTGTGCACGAATTCCTCTATCCGCTCGTGCAAGGGTACGACTCGGTGGCCTTGAAGTCCGACGTCGAGTTGGGAGGCACCGATCAAAAGTTCAATCTATTGGTCGGCCGGGAATTGCAGCGCGATTTCGGCCAGGAATCGCAGGTCGTGATCACCATGCCGTTGCTGGAAGGCACCGACGGCGTGAAGAAAATGAGCAAGAGCGTCGGAAACTACATCGCGCTCGAAGATAAGCCGGAAGAGATGTTCGGCAAGGTCATGTCGATCAGCGATGCACTGATGGCGCGGTACTATGAATTATTGACGACGGAAGATCTTGAGCGTGTGAAGGCCCTGCATCCTATGGAGGCGAAGCAGGCGCTCGCCCAGCTCCTCGTCTCGCGTTACCACGGCGAGGACGCCGGGCGGCAGGCGCGGGCGGCGTTTCAGCACAAGTTTTCCGAGCGCGAGTTTCCGGACGAACCCGATGTCCGGCTTGTCCTGGCGGCGCACGATCTCAAGGACGGGCAGTCGATCGGACTGGTCGAGCTCGTGGCCAAGACCGGGCTGGTGCCGAGCAAGAGCGAAGCCCGCCGGCTGATCGTTCAGGGCGGTGTGGAGTTCGATCAACAGAAACAGAGCGATGCCGCGGCCGTTATCACCCTCGCCGCCGGCCGTCAGTACCGCATGAAGGTCGGCCGCCGCAAGTTTGCATTGGTCGAGCGGGCTCCGTAA
- the rpmB gene encoding 50S ribosomal protein L28 has product MAFSCDLCNKRRQSGNNVSHANNKTRRVFNPNIQSVRAVVGGTTLRIRVCTRCLRSGLVKKAV; this is encoded by the coding sequence GTGGCATTTTCATGCGATCTCTGCAACAAACGCCGCCAATCCGGGAATAACGTCAGCCACGCCAACAATAAGACGAGACGGGTATTCAATCCCAATATTCAGTCCGTCCGCGCCGTTGTCGGTGGAACCACGTTGCGAATTCGGGTCTGCACGCGCTGCCTGCGTTCTGGGTTGGTCAAGAAGGCCGTCTAG
- a CDS encoding ABC transporter ATP-binding protein, translating into MAVSMTAEPPSQPIMTRHAMEVENLSFRYGSDQQGRAWTIEGVSFGVRTGEVLGIVGPNGSGKSSLLKLLAGLLRPYNGDIRLGGYSIGRLEPREIARSVAVVPQEYAQVFPFTVTETVLMGRFPHRRASWWSMGIGDETEQDVSCVQEAMSATDVVPLADRLMSDLSGGERQRVVIARALAQEPAILLLDEPMAFLDINHQIEICTLISRLKAERQLTVVLVSHDLNVASQLCDRVLMLRDGRLCRMGPPEDTIMPDVLRMVYGCEVVVDAHPQTGRPRVTIPVGSGQI; encoded by the coding sequence ATGGCCGTATCGATGACCGCAGAACCGCCTTCCCAACCGATCATGACCCGTCATGCCATGGAGGTTGAAAACCTGTCTTTTCGGTACGGTTCTGACCAACAGGGGCGGGCCTGGACGATTGAGGGCGTGTCATTTGGCGTTCGGACAGGAGAGGTGCTGGGGATCGTCGGACCCAATGGATCCGGAAAGTCCTCTCTGCTGAAGCTGCTGGCGGGGTTGTTACGTCCCTACAATGGCGATATTCGACTCGGCGGTTATTCCATCGGCCGGCTCGAACCGCGAGAGATCGCACGCTCGGTGGCGGTGGTGCCGCAGGAATATGCGCAGGTGTTTCCCTTTACGGTCACGGAAACGGTGCTCATGGGACGGTTCCCGCACCGGCGCGCATCCTGGTGGAGCATGGGGATCGGGGATGAAACCGAACAGGATGTGTCCTGTGTGCAAGAAGCCATGAGTGCAACCGACGTTGTGCCTCTGGCCGACCGGTTGATGTCAGATCTGTCCGGTGGAGAACGGCAACGGGTGGTCATTGCGCGAGCCCTCGCCCAGGAACCGGCGATTCTCTTGCTCGATGAGCCGATGGCCTTTCTCGATATCAATCATCAGATCGAGATCTGTACGCTGATCAGCCGGCTCAAAGCGGAACGGCAGCTCACCGTAGTGCTGGTTTCCCATGATCTGAACGTGGCGAGCCAACTATGCGATCGCGTGTTGATGTTGAGGGACGGGCGGCTCTGCCGGATGGGGCCGCCCGAAGACACGATCATGCCGGATGTGTTGCGGATGGTCTATGGCTGCGAGGTCGTGGTCGATGCCCATCCGCAGACCGGGCGGCCTCGTGTGACCATACCGGTTGGCTCCGGCCAGATATAG
- the lpdA gene encoding dihydrolipoyl dehydrogenase: protein MATHIAILGAGPGGYVAAIRAAQLGARVTVIEQQALGGVCLNWGCIPSKALLSVIELGDKLKKAEDLGILLPGPARYDLARMVARKNKVVATLVKGIATLFKAWNIDVVEGRGRLVDARTIAVTSSDGSQRQVEADAIVIATGSSWPQLAQFPIDGTTIITSKQALDLDAAPPRMIILGAGVEGCECASLFSGLGTQVTMVELQSAVLPLEDEEVSVLMARELKKRGVEVNTGTTIEQVAVQDGVVRATLKDGSTLEAERLLVSIGRGFQSRDIGAEHAGVALGRRGEILVDDHMQTNVPGVYAIGDVVGKAMLAHVASAQGKVAVENIQGHPVTIRYDVIPAGIFTLPEVGRVGLTERQAREQAQAAGRDPEQAIKVGRFRYAALGKAQATGDVTGLFKVIADAASGRLLGAHIVGAHAADLIHEAALAMETGATMSQVAHMIHAHPTLAEGFQEAIEDLEGHAIHQVKKKA, encoded by the coding sequence ATGGCGACACACATCGCGATTCTGGGCGCCGGGCCGGGCGGATATGTAGCGGCCATTCGGGCGGCTCAGCTGGGCGCCCGTGTAACGGTCATCGAGCAGCAGGCGCTTGGCGGTGTGTGTTTGAATTGGGGCTGCATTCCCAGCAAAGCCCTCCTCTCCGTTATTGAACTCGGCGACAAATTGAAGAAGGCGGAGGATCTGGGGATCCTCCTTCCAGGCCCTGCGCGCTATGACCTGGCGCGCATGGTGGCACGCAAGAACAAGGTGGTGGCGACGCTGGTGAAGGGCATCGCGACGCTGTTCAAGGCCTGGAATATCGACGTGGTGGAAGGCCGCGGCCGCCTGGTCGATGCGCGCACGATTGCCGTGACGTCGAGCGACGGGTCACAGCGGCAGGTCGAGGCAGACGCCATTGTGATTGCGACGGGGTCGTCATGGCCCCAGCTTGCGCAGTTCCCAATCGATGGCACCACCATCATTACCAGCAAACAGGCGTTGGATTTGGACGCTGCGCCGCCGAGAATGATCATTCTTGGCGCCGGGGTGGAAGGATGTGAGTGTGCGTCGCTGTTTAGCGGGTTGGGCACACAGGTCACGATGGTGGAGCTGCAGTCGGCGGTTCTCCCATTGGAAGACGAGGAGGTTTCCGTGCTCATGGCGCGGGAGCTGAAAAAACGCGGGGTCGAGGTGAACACCGGCACGACGATCGAGCAGGTGGCCGTGCAAGACGGCGTGGTGAGGGCCACGCTGAAAGACGGGAGCACGCTCGAAGCGGAGAGGCTCCTGGTGTCGATCGGACGCGGATTTCAGTCGCGCGATATCGGTGCGGAGCACGCGGGAGTTGCGTTGGGGCGGCGTGGAGAAATTCTGGTCGATGACCATATGCAGACCAACGTGCCTGGCGTGTATGCGATCGGCGATGTGGTGGGCAAGGCGATGCTGGCCCATGTCGCCTCGGCGCAGGGGAAGGTGGCGGTTGAGAATATTCAGGGGCATCCGGTGACGATTCGGTATGATGTGATTCCGGCCGGCATCTTTACGTTGCCTGAAGTGGGGCGTGTCGGGCTGACCGAGCGGCAGGCGCGAGAGCAGGCCCAGGCGGCTGGTCGCGATCCGGAGCAGGCGATCAAGGTCGGGCGGTTCCGGTATGCGGCGCTGGGAAAGGCGCAGGCTACCGGTGATGTCACGGGGTTGTTCAAAGTGATTGCGGATGCGGCGAGCGGCAGATTGCTGGGCGCACATATTGTCGGGGCTCATGCGGCCGATCTTATTCATGAAGCGGCATTGGCGATGGAGACTGGCGCGACGATGTCGCAGGTGGCGCACATGATTCACGCGCATCCCACGCTGGCGGAAGGATTTCAGGAAGCGATTGAAGACCTTGAGGGACATGCCATTCATCAGGTGAAGAAAAAAGCATGA
- the gcvH gene encoding glycine cleavage system protein GcvH, translating into MIPTDLRYHKEHEWVRLSGTQATVGISHFAQDALGDIVFIDMPKVGAVVSSGQQIGEVESTKTTSTIYTPVSGTVTTINTELKDHPEVVNSDPYGKGWIIVIELSKPAEVDQLMTAAQYEAFLASQKH; encoded by the coding sequence ATGATTCCGACAGATTTGCGGTATCACAAAGAACATGAGTGGGTGCGTCTCAGCGGGACACAGGCGACGGTCGGCATCAGTCACTTTGCCCAGGATGCCCTTGGCGATATTGTGTTCATCGATATGCCGAAGGTCGGGGCGGTGGTGTCGTCCGGGCAGCAGATCGGTGAAGTGGAATCGACGAAGACCACCTCGACCATCTATACGCCGGTCAGTGGCACGGTGACCACGATCAATACAGAGTTGAAAGATCATCCGGAAGTGGTGAACAGCGATCCGTACGGGAAGGGCTGGATTATCGTGATCGAGCTCTCCAAACCGGCCGAGGTGGATCAGCTGATGACCGCAGCCCAGTACGAAGCGTTTCTGGCCAGCCAGAAACATTAA
- a CDS encoding iron ABC transporter permease, whose product MRGQWQRTGAILSSRRWGLILSGLLLASLGVVLLCSRFGAALVPWGDVFPALVHALKTGEWDQSSIGTSGVILMQVRLPRVLMGFLVGGSLAAVGVTLQALLRNPLADPYVLGVSSGAALGAAVTMLLGIGTTMALLPVLPLCGFAGGLLALVVIYRLAQSQGRLPIHSLLLAGVILNAILTALIMFITSIMEPNRSAGLMAWLMGSLIAPGYPALGVLAGYAVFVLAIVMQKAQMLNVLTLGEETARSLGIDTERMKKQLFVLTALLTGAVVSVSGMIGFVGMVVPHAVRLVLGSDHRLLLPASVLVGGMFLVAADTIARTLFAPAEIPVGIVTALIGGPFFLYLLLWRKDRML is encoded by the coding sequence ATGAGAGGGCAGTGGCAACGGACCGGGGCGATTCTGAGCAGCCGACGCTGGGGCCTGATCCTGTCCGGGCTTCTGCTCGCCAGTCTGGGCGTGGTGCTGCTCTGTAGCCGGTTCGGAGCCGCGTTGGTGCCATGGGGAGATGTGTTCCCGGCACTCGTGCATGCCTTGAAGACCGGGGAATGGGATCAGTCCTCGATTGGCACGTCCGGCGTGATTTTGATGCAAGTCCGGTTGCCGCGCGTGCTGATGGGATTTCTGGTCGGCGGCAGCCTCGCGGCGGTGGGGGTCACGCTGCAGGCGCTGCTGAGAAATCCGCTGGCCGATCCCTATGTGCTCGGCGTGTCAAGCGGCGCCGCGTTAGGGGCGGCCGTGACCATGTTGTTGGGAATCGGCACGACGATGGCGTTGTTGCCCGTGCTGCCCCTGTGCGGATTTGCCGGGGGGCTGCTGGCGCTGGTGGTGATCTATCGCTTGGCGCAGTCGCAGGGCCGGCTGCCGATTCACAGCCTGTTGCTTGCCGGCGTGATTCTCAATGCCATCCTCACGGCGCTCATTATGTTTATCACTTCCATCATGGAGCCCAATCGATCCGCCGGTCTGATGGCCTGGCTCATGGGCTCGTTAATCGCGCCGGGTTATCCGGCGCTGGGTGTTCTGGCCGGCTATGCGGTCTTTGTGTTGGCGATCGTGATGCAGAAGGCGCAGATGCTGAATGTGCTGACGCTGGGAGAGGAGACCGCCCGTTCGTTGGGGATCGATACCGAGCGTATGAAAAAACAGCTCTTTGTCCTGACGGCCTTGCTCACCGGCGCGGTGGTGTCAGTGAGCGGCATGATCGGGTTTGTCGGGATGGTTGTGCCGCACGCGGTTCGTCTGGTCCTAGGGTCGGATCATCGGCTGTTGTTGCCGGCATCGGTGTTGGTGGGAGGCATGTTTCTGGTTGCGGCGGATACCATCGCACGGACGCTGTTCGCGCCCGCCGAGATTCCCGTGGGGATCGTCACGGCGCTGATCGGCGGCCCGTTCTTCTTGTACCTGCTGTTATGGCGAAAAGATCGGATGTTGTGA